One Meriones unguiculatus strain TT.TT164.6M chromosome 5, Bangor_MerUng_6.1, whole genome shotgun sequence DNA segment encodes these proteins:
- the LOC132654052 gene encoding LOW QUALITY PROTEIN: vomeronasal type-1 receptor 48-like (The sequence of the model RefSeq protein was modified relative to this genomic sequence to represent the inferred CDS: deleted 1 base in 1 codon) has protein sequence MNTHTHTHTHSDIRNTFFSEIGIGISANSFLLLFYILKFIPGHRPRPTDVLIGLLALIHLLMLMFIAFIATDIFISLRGWDDTICKLIVYLYRIFRGLSLCTTSLLSVLQAIILSPRSSCLAKFKHKSAHYISCAFLFLSVLYVLISSHLLVSIIATPNLTSNNFMYVTRSCSLLPMSYLMKSTFCTLMAVREVFLISVMVISTWYMVALLCRHRKQAQHLHSTRLSPKASPEQRANRAFLLLMSFFVLMSILDGFISCSRTMFLNDPTSYYIRLFVVHSYATVSPFVFMNTEKHVVNFFRSMCEGHKCLNIH, from the exons ttctgacataaggaacaccttcttctctgaaattggcattgggatctcagccaacagcttccttcttctcttttacaTCCTCAAGTTCATTCCTGGGCACAGGCCTAGACCCACTGATGTGCTCATTGGTCTGCTGGCACtaatccacctactgatgctaatgttcatagcattcatagccacggacatttttatttctttgaggggatgggatgacaccatatgtaaactcattgtctacctgtacagaatttttagggGCCTCTCGctttgtaccaccagcctgctgagtgtcctccaggccatcatcctcagtcccagaagctcctgtttaGCCAAGTTCAAGCACAAATCTGCCCATTACATCTCAtgtgcctttctttttctgagtgtccttTATGTCCTCATTAGCAGTCACCTCTTAGTATCAATTATTGCCACTCCCAATTTGACTTCGAATAACTTCATGTACGTTACTAGGTCCTGTTCTCTCCTACCCATGAGTTACCtcatgaaaagcacattttgtacACTGATGGCCGTCAGGGAAGtctttcttattagtgttatggtcatctctacttggtacatggtggctctcttgtgcaggcacaggaagcaggcccagcatcttcacagcaccaggctttctccaaaagcatccccagagcaaagagctaacagggccttccttctgctcatgagcttctttgtgttgatgtccatcttggatggctttatctcctgctcaagaaCTATGTTCCTGAATGATCCAACATCTTACTATATCCGACTCTTTGTTGTCCAcagctatgccacagtcagcccttttgtgtttatgaacactgaaaaacatgtcgttaactttttcaggtctatgtgt gaaggacataaatgtttgaatattcattga